Proteins co-encoded in one Brassica rapa cultivar Chiifu-401-42 chromosome A02, CAAS_Brap_v3.01, whole genome shotgun sequence genomic window:
- the LOC103850340 gene encoding protein UPSTREAM OF FLC isoform X1 — protein sequence MEAARRRGRESNKSPERLIRSLNLQQDDEEEEAKTKRPIFRRVQVVYYLTRNGHLEHPHFIEVITPVNQHLRLRDVMNRLTVLRGKNMPSLYAWSCKRSYRNGFVWNDLAENDVIYPSNCGEYVLKGSEISENVEETHVKRTLSGPNQEAPKSRLLRLKPKLQNRTTSFDDSELYVGEDEEEEDGEYGLSEEKTSYTSSTTPQSRCSRGIYTETIEFTEKKSNLVKTEESLPVRSDSSELTRSAERVEDGDPVCPGSVRGSIWLQMISCGHIAKHYAPSLMNSRPKEESLRKGVMCKNVVKKAVVEDEREMIRFMSENPRFGNPQAEEKEYFSGSIVESVSHERVTAQPTLRRSNSFNEERSKVVDMAKEVKDQEEKEERSNVKVRCIPRRKSSSCLMSSSKQTKN from the exons ATGGAAGCTGCAAGAAGAAGAGGCAGAGAGAGCAACAAAAGTCCAGAGAGGCTAATAAGGTCTTTAAATCTTCAgcaagatgatgaagaagaggaggcCAAGACAAAGAGACCAATCTTCAGAAGAGTCCAAGTCGTTTATTATCTCACTAGAAATGGCCACCTCGAACACCCTCACTTCATCGAAGTCATTACTCCGGTTAACCAGCATCTCCGGTTAAGag ATGTGATGAACAGGCTTACTGTTTTGAGAGGGAAGAACATGCCATCACTATACGCTTGGTCATGCAAAAG GAGCTATAGAAATGGATTCGTGTGGAATGATTTAGCTGAAAACGATGTGATTTATCCGTCGAACTGTGGTGAGTATGTGTTGAAAGGGTCTGAGATCTCCG agaatgtTGAAGAGACACATGTGAAGAGAACACTGTCTGGTCCAAATCAAGAAGCGCCAAAAAGTCGACTTCTCAGGTTAAaaccaaaacttcaaaacagaACGACGTCGTTCGACGACTCAGAGCTCTACgtcggagaagatgaagaagaagaagacggagAGTACGGACTTTCCGAAGAGAAAACCAGCTACACATCCTCCACAACGCCGCAGTCTCGCTGCTCTCGTGGAATCTACACGGAGACAATCGAATTCACCGAGAAAAAATCTAACTTGGTCAAGACGGAGGAGAGCCTGCCGGTCCGGTCTGACTCGTCCGAGTTGACTCGTTCCGCCGAGCGGGTCGAGGACGGTGACCCGGTGTGTCCCGGATCGGTTCGCGGGTCGATTTGGCTCCAGATGATCTCGTGCGGGCACATAGCCAAGCACTACGCTCCGAGTCTGATGAACTCGAGACCAAAGGAAGAGAGTCTTCGAAAAGGTGTCATGTGCAAGAACGTTGTGAAGAAGGCTGTCGTGGAAGACGAACGTGAGATGATAAGGTTCATGTCGGAGAATCCGAGGTTCGGGAATCCTCAGGCGGAGGAGAAAGAGTATTTCAGCGGCAGCATCGTTGAGTCAGTGAGTCATGAACGAGTCACGGCACAACCCACGTTGAGACGATCCAACTCGTTCAACGAGGAAAG ATCAAAGGTTGTGGATATGGCTAAGGAGGTGAAGGATCAAGAGGAAAAGGAAGAAAGATCGAACGTGAAGGTGAGATGTATACCGAGGAGGAAGAGCTCATCGTGCTTAATGTCTTCATCGAAGCAAACCAAGAATTGA
- the LOC103850337 gene encoding 3-hydroxyacyl-[acyl-carrier-protein] dehydratase FabZ: MAASNSIFTISPSRNVARISLNHSVSPPLSLPLNRSSSVAFRPKPRSSSLVLCSTDESKITAEKEIPIELRYEAFPTVMDINQIREILPHRFPFLLVDRVIEYTPGVSAVAIKNVTINDNFFPGHFPERPIMPGVLMVEAMAQVGGIVMLQPEVGGSKSNFFFAGINKVRFRKPVIAGDTLVMRMTLVKMQKRFGIAKMEGKAYVGNTVVCEGEFLMAMGKEE, encoded by the exons ATGGCTGCCTCCAACTCCATTTTCACCATCTCTCCGTCGAGAAATGTTGCACGTATCTCTCTTAACCACTCCGTATCGCCGCCGTTGAGTCTTCCACTCAACAGATCAAGCTCTGTCGCGTTTCGTCCCAAGCCACGATCCAGCTCGCTAGTCTTATGCTCCACCGATGAATCAAAGATCACTGCGGAGAAAGAGATCCCAATAGAGCTCA GGTACGAGGCTTTTCCGACAGTGATGGACATTAACCAGATACGTGAGATATTGCCTCACAG GTTCCCGTTTCTGTTAGTGGATAGAGTGATAGAGTACACACCTGGTGTATCTGCTGTAGCTATCAAAAACGTTACCATTAATGATAATTTCTTTCCTGGGCATTTTCCTGAGAGGCCCATTATGCCTGGAGTCCTCATGGTTGAG GCCATGGCTCAGGTGGGAGGTATAGTGATGCTACAACCAGAAGTGGGCGGATCTAAAAGCAACTTCTTCTTTGCTGGAATTAACAAAGTCAGATTCAGAAAGCCTGTGATTGCAGGTGATACTCTGGTGATGAGGATGACGCTTGTGAAGATGCAGAAGCGGTTTGGAATAGCGAAAATGGAAGGGAAAGCATACGTAGGAAACACTGTGGTATGCGAAGGAGAGTTCTTGATGGCTATGGGAAAAGAAGAGTAG
- the LOC103850340 gene encoding protein UPSTREAM OF FLC isoform X2, whose translation MEAARRRGRESNKSPERLIRSLNLQQDDEEEEAKTKRPIFRRVQVVYYLTRNGHLEHPHFIEVITPVNQHLRLRDVMNRLTVLRGKNMPSLYAWSCKRSYRNGFVWNDLAENDVIYPSNCENVEETHVKRTLSGPNQEAPKSRLLRLKPKLQNRTTSFDDSELYVGEDEEEEDGEYGLSEEKTSYTSSTTPQSRCSRGIYTETIEFTEKKSNLVKTEESLPVRSDSSELTRSAERVEDGDPVCPGSVRGSIWLQMISCGHIAKHYAPSLMNSRPKEESLRKGVMCKNVVKKAVVEDEREMIRFMSENPRFGNPQAEEKEYFSGSIVESVSHERVTAQPTLRRSNSFNEERSKVVDMAKEVKDQEEKEERSNVKVRCIPRRKSSSCLMSSSKQTKN comes from the exons ATGGAAGCTGCAAGAAGAAGAGGCAGAGAGAGCAACAAAAGTCCAGAGAGGCTAATAAGGTCTTTAAATCTTCAgcaagatgatgaagaagaggaggcCAAGACAAAGAGACCAATCTTCAGAAGAGTCCAAGTCGTTTATTATCTCACTAGAAATGGCCACCTCGAACACCCTCACTTCATCGAAGTCATTACTCCGGTTAACCAGCATCTCCGGTTAAGag ATGTGATGAACAGGCTTACTGTTTTGAGAGGGAAGAACATGCCATCACTATACGCTTGGTCATGCAAAAG GAGCTATAGAAATGGATTCGTGTGGAATGATTTAGCTGAAAACGATGTGATTTATCCGTCGAACTGTG agaatgtTGAAGAGACACATGTGAAGAGAACACTGTCTGGTCCAAATCAAGAAGCGCCAAAAAGTCGACTTCTCAGGTTAAaaccaaaacttcaaaacagaACGACGTCGTTCGACGACTCAGAGCTCTACgtcggagaagatgaagaagaagaagacggagAGTACGGACTTTCCGAAGAGAAAACCAGCTACACATCCTCCACAACGCCGCAGTCTCGCTGCTCTCGTGGAATCTACACGGAGACAATCGAATTCACCGAGAAAAAATCTAACTTGGTCAAGACGGAGGAGAGCCTGCCGGTCCGGTCTGACTCGTCCGAGTTGACTCGTTCCGCCGAGCGGGTCGAGGACGGTGACCCGGTGTGTCCCGGATCGGTTCGCGGGTCGATTTGGCTCCAGATGATCTCGTGCGGGCACATAGCCAAGCACTACGCTCCGAGTCTGATGAACTCGAGACCAAAGGAAGAGAGTCTTCGAAAAGGTGTCATGTGCAAGAACGTTGTGAAGAAGGCTGTCGTGGAAGACGAACGTGAGATGATAAGGTTCATGTCGGAGAATCCGAGGTTCGGGAATCCTCAGGCGGAGGAGAAAGAGTATTTCAGCGGCAGCATCGTTGAGTCAGTGAGTCATGAACGAGTCACGGCACAACCCACGTTGAGACGATCCAACTCGTTCAACGAGGAAAG ATCAAAGGTTGTGGATATGGCTAAGGAGGTGAAGGATCAAGAGGAAAAGGAAGAAAGATCGAACGTGAAGGTGAGATGTATACCGAGGAGGAAGAGCTCATCGTGCTTAATGTCTTCATCGAAGCAAACCAAGAATTGA